A genome region from Nocardia sp. NBC_00565 includes the following:
- a CDS encoding acyl-CoA thioesterase has translation MSSTLEADVIDPPHGPRPPLGRILDLEEVDTDLYIGHSYNDAALRIYGGQAVGQALIAAGRTVEPERRAHSMHGHFIHPGNPQAAVLYHVERVRDGGSFTTRSIRATQGGVTIFLLTASFQRPERGFSHQARETAAPAPEEVRAFEDSVDPEYLDGAEWLPQLRANIAVDFRFPEEYPRLANSRGESRPPRQRAWIRTTERLAEDPLVQAAGFAYTSDLFLLSSALPPHAVTIDEPGMQLASLDHSVWLHEDFRSDEWHLYEQEGLWTGGGRGLARGHLYDRNGILVASTMQEGLLRLRK, from the coding sequence ATGTCCAGCACCCTCGAGGCCGACGTGATCGATCCGCCGCACGGCCCCCGCCCACCACTCGGGCGCATCCTCGACCTCGAGGAGGTCGACACCGACCTATACATCGGCCATTCCTACAACGACGCGGCCCTGCGCATCTACGGCGGCCAGGCCGTCGGACAGGCTCTGATCGCCGCCGGCCGAACCGTCGAACCGGAACGCCGGGCCCATTCGATGCACGGTCATTTCATCCACCCCGGCAACCCCCAGGCGGCGGTGCTGTACCACGTCGAACGAGTCAGGGACGGTGGAAGTTTCACCACCCGATCGATACGGGCCACCCAGGGCGGGGTAACCATCTTCCTGCTGACCGCGTCCTTCCAGCGGCCCGAGCGCGGGTTCTCACACCAGGCCCGCGAAACTGCCGCGCCCGCACCCGAAGAGGTGCGTGCCTTCGAGGACTCGGTCGATCCCGAGTACCTGGACGGCGCCGAGTGGCTGCCCCAACTGCGCGCGAACATCGCCGTCGACTTTCGGTTCCCGGAGGAGTACCCCCGACTCGCCAACTCGCGCGGCGAATCCCGGCCACCCCGGCAGCGGGCCTGGATCCGGACCACCGAGAGGCTCGCCGAGGATCCACTGGTCCAGGCGGCCGGCTTCGCGTACACCTCGGACCTGTTCCTGCTGTCGTCCGCGCTCCCCCCGCACGCCGTCACCATCGACGAGCCCGGTATGCAACTCGCCAGCCTCGACCACTCGGTCTGGTTACACGAGGACTTCCGCTCCGACGAGTGGCACCTGTACGAGCAGGAGGGACTGTGGACCGGCGGTGGCCGTGGACTCGCCCGCGGCCATCTCTACGACCGCAACGGCATCCTCGTGGCCAGCACCATGCAGGAGGGCCTGCTGCGACTGCGGAAGTAG
- a CDS encoding DUF2889 domain-containing protein, whose amino-acid sequence MTPNDGGDPVVLREDTMRAGVNSATRTIEEIEAHPTRPNVTKLIGARGGGNSRAVLAEAMADESAAGTPLYLLLDDIAGASLIAGFAYSRWIDRDLLMQEIRARPVRDMTGICTGFQRGSGALMPDGSSQWNHQVRPVEPLPRASDPLSWHALEEITDVAMRRARRIDVHIEDVITMDSMFQDSSTVPTGGRVAVHEYRLTATADRVTGELLTIDADPRVLPYDECPLASRNVGKVLGTPLSELRTVVLEKFSGTAGCTHLNDAMRALAEVPVLIRALREDEHR is encoded by the coding sequence TTGACACCCAACGACGGTGGCGATCCGGTGGTGCTACGCGAAGACACCATGCGGGCGGGCGTCAACTCCGCGACGCGCACGATCGAGGAGATCGAGGCGCACCCCACTCGCCCGAACGTGACGAAGCTGATCGGCGCGCGGGGCGGGGGAAACTCACGCGCGGTGCTCGCCGAGGCGATGGCCGATGAGTCCGCCGCGGGGACACCGCTGTACCTACTGCTGGACGACATCGCAGGCGCCTCCCTCATCGCCGGGTTCGCCTACTCCCGCTGGATCGACCGCGACCTGCTCATGCAGGAGATCCGCGCCAGGCCGGTCCGCGACATGACCGGGATCTGCACGGGGTTCCAGCGGGGTTCCGGCGCCCTGATGCCGGACGGTTCTTCCCAGTGGAACCACCAGGTCCGGCCCGTGGAGCCGCTTCCCCGCGCGAGCGATCCACTGAGTTGGCATGCGCTGGAAGAGATCACGGATGTGGCCATGCGCCGCGCGCGCCGCATCGACGTGCACATCGAGGACGTGATCACCATGGATTCGATGTTCCAGGACAGTTCGACGGTACCCACCGGAGGGCGCGTCGCGGTGCACGAGTACCGGCTGACGGCCACCGCGGATCGGGTCACCGGAGAGCTGCTCACGATCGACGCCGACCCCCGCGTACTGCCCTACGACGAGTGCCCCCTCGCCTCACGCAACGTCGGAAAGGTGCTCGGCACACCGCTTTCCGAGCTCCGCACCGTCGTGCTGGAAAAGTTCTCCGGGACCGCGGGCTGCACCCACCTCAACGACGCGATGCGCGCGCTCGCGGAAGTTCCCGTCCTCATCCGCGCCTTGCGCGAAGACGAGCACCGCTGA
- a CDS encoding acyl-CoA dehydrogenase, with the protein MPLALTDDHLAIAEAVRSFLADQKAQELARRFLDDPETDATGLRKQLAGLGWLGLHLPTEFGGDGYGLPELAIVAEELGAVVAPVPFVTTVVTSSVLAASGTNAAKRALLPGFADGSHTAGLGLHGALVADDSGALHGDAGHVVGAGAATLLAVRVGDNVALVRSDADGVDAQAVDALDPTLHIRGVTLRGVTPEALLPGAAAAAARTAQVLGAAEAAGGARATLEHALGYAKVREQFGRAIGSFQAVKHHLANMLAGSELAVATAWDAARAGVHGDQGTLTANVAGAIAYDEYVRNAEKSMQIHGGIGFTWEHDCHLYLRRAQSIRALFGAVDAARDAVYVSATEGVRREYAVDLPPEAEKFRAEAAAFVTELNAAPESDRRRMLVDSGYLMPHWRKPFGREADPVEQLVIDEEFTGVELPNLGIGAWVTLTLSQHGTPAQIERWIRASLLGELVWCQLFSEPGAGSDAAAVSTRGVRVEGGWQVTGQKVWTSNAQNCNRGLATIRTNRDAPKHKGITAVVIDLHAPGVEVRPLREITGDAVFNEVFFDDVFVPDSDVVGEVNNGWTVARATLGNERVSIGGMAHGRTPFDLIDLVRIGGDRAAVREVAGLLAMEQALQVLNLRHVARAVTGAAPGPEGSVTKLLSAEHLQHTAEAGMRLAGEAAVVGQLPEVGRDYLFGRAHTIAGGTSEINRNVIAERLLGLPREQIAR; encoded by the coding sequence ATGCCGTTGGCACTGACCGACGACCACCTCGCTATCGCCGAAGCGGTCCGGTCCTTCCTCGCCGACCAGAAGGCGCAGGAACTCGCGCGCCGCTTCCTCGACGATCCGGAAACCGACGCCACCGGGCTGCGGAAGCAGCTGGCCGGTCTCGGCTGGCTCGGACTACACCTGCCCACCGAGTTCGGCGGCGACGGCTACGGGCTGCCCGAATTGGCGATCGTCGCGGAGGAACTCGGCGCCGTGGTCGCGCCGGTTCCGTTCGTCACGACCGTCGTCACCTCTTCCGTGCTCGCCGCGTCCGGCACGAACGCCGCGAAGAGGGCGCTGTTGCCCGGTTTCGCAGACGGCTCGCACACAGCGGGACTCGGTCTGCACGGCGCCCTGGTCGCCGACGACTCAGGAGCACTGCACGGCGACGCCGGCCACGTGGTCGGCGCGGGCGCGGCGACCCTGCTCGCGGTGCGAGTCGGAGACAACGTCGCACTGGTTCGGTCGGACGCCGACGGCGTCGACGCGCAGGCCGTCGACGCGCTCGACCCCACGCTGCACATTCGCGGCGTGACGCTGCGGGGCGTCACCCCTGAGGCATTGCTGCCCGGCGCCGCGGCGGCGGCTGCCCGCACCGCCCAGGTCCTCGGCGCCGCCGAGGCGGCCGGCGGCGCCCGCGCCACCCTGGAGCACGCGCTCGGCTATGCGAAGGTGCGCGAACAGTTCGGCCGCGCCATCGGCTCGTTCCAGGCCGTCAAACATCACCTCGCGAACATGCTGGCCGGCTCCGAGCTCGCGGTGGCCACGGCCTGGGACGCCGCGCGCGCCGGCGTGCACGGCGACCAGGGCACCTTGACCGCGAACGTCGCGGGCGCGATCGCCTACGACGAATACGTCCGCAATGCGGAGAAGAGCATGCAGATCCACGGCGGGATCGGCTTCACCTGGGAGCACGACTGCCACCTGTATCTGCGCCGCGCCCAAAGCATTCGAGCGCTGTTCGGCGCGGTGGACGCCGCCCGGGACGCGGTGTATGTCAGCGCGACCGAAGGGGTGCGCCGCGAGTACGCCGTCGACCTGCCGCCGGAGGCAGAGAAGTTCCGCGCCGAGGCGGCCGCGTTCGTCACGGAGTTGAACGCCGCGCCCGAGTCCGACCGCCGCCGGATGCTGGTCGACTCCGGATACTTGATGCCGCACTGGCGCAAGCCTTTCGGCCGCGAAGCCGACCCGGTCGAACAGCTGGTCATCGACGAGGAATTCACGGGCGTGGAATTGCCCAACCTGGGCATCGGCGCCTGGGTCACGCTGACGCTGAGCCAGCACGGCACGCCGGCCCAGATCGAGCGGTGGATCCGGGCGAGTCTGCTGGGTGAACTGGTCTGGTGCCAGTTGTTCTCCGAGCCCGGCGCCGGTTCGGACGCGGCTGCGGTGAGCACCCGGGGCGTTCGGGTCGAGGGCGGCTGGCAGGTGACCGGGCAGAAGGTGTGGACATCGAACGCGCAGAACTGCAATCGCGGTCTGGCGACCATTCGGACCAATCGGGACGCGCCGAAGCACAAGGGCATCACCGCCGTTGTGATCGACCTGCACGCGCCCGGCGTCGAGGTTCGGCCCCTGCGGGAAATCACCGGGGATGCGGTGTTCAACGAGGTGTTCTTCGACGACGTCTTCGTTCCGGACTCCGACGTCGTCGGCGAGGTGAACAACGGCTGGACCGTCGCCCGCGCGACCCTCGGCAACGAACGTGTCTCCATCGGCGGCATGGCGCATGGCCGGACTCCGTTCGACCTGATCGATCTGGTGCGCATCGGCGGCGACCGCGCGGCCGTACGTGAGGTCGCGGGCCTGCTCGCCATGGAACAGGCCCTGCAAGTGCTGAACCTGCGGCACGTCGCGCGCGCCGTCACGGGGGCCGCTCCGGGGCCCGAGGGCAGTGTCACCAAGCTGCTCTCGGCCGAACACCTGCAGCACACCGCCGAGGCGGGTATGCGACTGGCGGGCGAGGCCGCGGTGGTCGGGCAGCTCCCCGAGGTCGGTCGTGACTATCTGTTCGGCCGGGCACACACCATTGCGGGCGGTACCTCGGAGATCAACCGCAACGTGATCGCCGAGCGACTGCTGGGACTGCCTCGGGAACAGATCGCACGCTGA
- a CDS encoding MlaD family protein has translation MRGNSQHRRRSAIATAFFDPAPRGGVRPGWWSVLSILVVGGLVWATVFFFTGSQHRSVQVRLQSDRSGLVMERGAKVKLRGAEVGQVGAVDVDAAGHASLQLKLSGDAVRRIPANIRAEIKPTTIFGAKYVSLVDPENPSTARISAGAVLRAENVTTEVNTVFEAAAQESGKHEVHGAQVRKFVTKHACVERLRQQFRQAFGGQ, from the coding sequence ATGCGAGGCAACTCTCAGCACAGACGTCGGTCGGCGATCGCGACCGCATTCTTCGATCCGGCGCCGCGGGGCGGAGTCCGTCCCGGCTGGTGGTCGGTACTCTCGATCCTGGTGGTCGGCGGCTTGGTGTGGGCCACCGTGTTCTTCTTCACCGGCAGCCAGCACCGCTCTGTCCAGGTCCGATTGCAGTCCGACCGTTCCGGTTTGGTGATGGAACGCGGTGCCAAGGTCAAGCTGCGCGGGGCCGAGGTCGGACAGGTGGGTGCGGTAGACGTCGACGCCGCGGGTCACGCTTCGCTGCAGTTGAAACTCTCCGGCGACGCGGTGCGGCGGATACCGGCCAATATCCGGGCCGAGATCAAACCGACCACCATCTTCGGTGCCAAATATGTCAGCCTGGTCGACCCTGAAAATCCTTCTACGGCAAGGATTTCCGCAGGTGCGGTACTGCGCGCCGAGAACGTGACCACGGAGGTGAATACGGTTTTCGAAGCCGCGGCCCAGGAGTCCGGGAAGCACGAAGTGCACGGCGCGCAGGTGCGGAAATTCGTGACGAAGCACGCCTGCGTGGAACGCCTTCGGCAGCAATTCCGTCAGGCGTTCGGTGGACAGTAG
- a CDS encoding ABC transporter permease — protein MVEVIAARYPRPARFLRARIRTWNRFGEQTAFYGRAVGSTWPAVRSYGKEIIRLIAEMSLGTGALAIIGGTVVIVGFLTLSAGALIAVQGYNSLANIGVEALTGFLSAFLNVRIVSPVVAGIGLAATIGAGATAQIGSMRISEEIDALEVMGIPSITYLASTRVVAGMVVVMPLYAVAVIMSFFAARLGTTVVYGQSAGVYDHYFWTFLRPTDLLWSFFQAIAMALIVMLIHTYYGYTAHGGPAGVGEAVGRAVRMSLVAAVSVTLMISLSVYGDAGNFNLSG, from the coding sequence ATGGTCGAAGTTATCGCAGCGCGGTATCCGCGCCCGGCGAGGTTCCTGCGAGCACGGATACGTACCTGGAATCGGTTCGGTGAGCAGACCGCATTCTATGGGCGCGCCGTGGGGTCCACCTGGCCGGCGGTGCGGTCCTACGGCAAGGAAATCATCCGGTTGATCGCCGAGATGAGCCTGGGCACAGGCGCTCTCGCGATCATCGGCGGCACGGTCGTCATCGTCGGCTTCCTGACGCTGTCGGCGGGAGCGCTGATCGCCGTGCAGGGCTACAACTCGCTCGCCAATATCGGAGTCGAGGCCCTGACCGGATTCCTGTCGGCATTTCTGAATGTGCGGATCGTCTCGCCGGTGGTCGCGGGGATCGGCCTGGCGGCGACCATCGGTGCCGGGGCGACCGCCCAGATCGGGTCGATGCGGATCTCCGAGGAGATCGACGCGTTGGAAGTCATGGGCATTCCGTCGATCACCTATCTCGCTTCAACCCGGGTCGTGGCAGGGATGGTCGTCGTCATGCCGCTGTACGCGGTGGCGGTCATCATGTCGTTCTTTGCCGCGCGACTGGGCACCACCGTTGTCTACGGCCAGTCCGCCGGTGTCTACGACCACTACTTCTGGACTTTCCTACGACCGACGGATCTGCTGTGGTCATTCTTCCAAGCGATAGCGATGGCGTTGATCGTCATGCTCATCCACACCTACTACGGCTACACCGCGCACGGTGGCCCAGCGGGAGTCGGCGAAGCGGTCGGGCGGGCGGTGCGGATGTCGCTGGTCGCCGCCGTGTCAGTCACGCTGATGATTTCGCTGTCCGTATACGGCGATGCCGGCAACTTCAATCTCTCGGGATAG
- a CDS encoding SDR family NAD(P)-dependent oxidoreductase yields the protein MEINGKNAIVVGGASGMGKASAQALAAAGAKVAILDREASDGKAIADEIGGIFHAIDITDFDGAEQALAAAVAELGSLHIAVNTAGGGTVKKTLGRGGPHDLETFRQVVDLNLISTFNLNRLQAFHMSKNEAEDSERGVIVNTSSIAAFEGQIGQVAYTASKAGIAGMALVMARDLGPQGIRVLAIAPSLFATGATAAFTDEQVAPLVEDAAFPKRMGRPEEYAKLALAIVDNQMLNGQCLRLDAGQRFAPR from the coding sequence ATGGAGATCAACGGAAAGAACGCGATCGTCGTCGGCGGCGCCTCCGGTATGGGTAAGGCCAGCGCACAGGCCCTCGCCGCGGCTGGCGCAAAGGTTGCGATCCTCGACCGGGAAGCAAGCGACGGCAAAGCGATCGCAGACGAGATCGGCGGCATCTTCCACGCCATCGACATCACCGATTTCGACGGTGCCGAACAGGCCCTCGCGGCCGCGGTCGCCGAATTGGGCAGCCTGCACATCGCTGTCAACACCGCGGGCGGCGGGACCGTGAAGAAGACCCTCGGCCGCGGCGGTCCGCACGATCTCGAGACCTTTCGTCAGGTCGTCGACCTGAACCTGATCTCCACTTTCAACCTCAACCGCCTGCAGGCGTTCCATATGAGCAAGAACGAGGCCGAGGACTCCGAGCGCGGCGTCATCGTCAACACATCCTCCATCGCGGCGTTCGAGGGCCAGATCGGTCAAGTCGCCTACACCGCCTCGAAGGCGGGCATCGCGGGTATGGCCCTGGTGATGGCCCGCGACCTGGGCCCGCAGGGCATCCGGGTGCTGGCCATCGCACCGAGCCTGTTCGCCACCGGCGCCACCGCCGCCTTCACCGACGAGCAGGTCGCCCCCCTGGTCGAGGACGCGGCCTTCCCGAAGCGGATGGGGCGACCGGAGGAGTACGCGAAACTCGCGCTCGCCATCGTCGACAACCAGATGCTGAACGGTCAATGCTTGCGACTGGACGCCGGCCAGCGGTTCGCACCCCGCTGA